A genomic window from Brachyspira sp. SAP_772 includes:
- a CDS encoding sodium ion-translocating decarboxylase subunit beta — translation MKKIFLVFTLVLMTASVVLAQENEEYKPIDIKESLISLARNTAFGGFFPRSEKEIAEAQAKAEKSKQEKYQTKLNDIKVKTAPLWQNIIMICVGLLLVYLAIAKGFEPLLLIPIGMGGILANIPVANIAALPVVEIINGIPVTLSSGGFLGQIYTFGIESGLFPLFIFIGVGAMTDFGPLIANPKTALLGAAAQIGIFGTLLGAMVLSTYVPVINFSLKDAASIGIIGGADGPTAIFTASRLSPSLLGAIAVAAYSYMALVPIIQPPIMKWLTTENERKIEMKQLRPVSKREKIIFPLVVIILVALLLPDAAPLIGALMFGNLIKESGVTERLSKTAQNELINIVTIMLGLSVGSKLAADKFLRFETLGILVLGLVAFSMGTAGGVLLAKLMNAVSKDKINPLIGAAGVSAVPMAARVANKVGQESNPHNFLLMHAMGPNVSGVIGSAVAAGVLLAILG, via the coding sequence ATGAAGAAAATATTTTTAGTATTTACACTTGTCTTGATGACAGCATCTGTGGTTTTAGCACAAGAGAATGAAGAATATAAACCTATTGATATAAAAGAATCACTTATATCTTTAGCTAGAAACACTGCTTTTGGCGGATTTTTCCCTAGAAGTGAAAAAGAAATAGCTGAAGCTCAGGCAAAAGCTGAAAAAAGTAAACAAGAAAAATATCAAACAAAACTTAATGATATTAAAGTAAAAACTGCTCCACTATGGCAGAACATTATTATGATTTGTGTAGGTTTACTTTTAGTATATCTTGCTATAGCTAAAGGTTTTGAGCCGCTTTTACTTATCCCTATAGGTATGGGCGGAATACTCGCTAATATACCTGTTGCTAATATTGCAGCTTTGCCTGTTGTAGAGATTATTAATGGGATTCCTGTTACTTTAAGCAGCGGCGGATTTTTGGGTCAAATATATACTTTTGGTATTGAATCTGGATTATTCCCTCTATTCATCTTCATTGGTGTTGGTGCTATGACAGATTTTGGACCGCTTATTGCTAACCCTAAAACTGCTTTACTTGGTGCTGCTGCTCAGATAGGTATATTTGGTACTTTACTTGGTGCTATGGTTTTATCAACTTATGTACCTGTTATCAATTTCTCACTTAAAGATGCTGCTTCTATAGGTATTATTGGCGGTGCTGATGGTCCTACTGCTATATTTACAGCTTCAAGACTTTCACCTAGTTTATTGGGTGCTATTGCTGTTGCTGCTTATTCTTATATGGCTTTAGTTCCTATTATTCAGCCTCCTATCATGAAATGGCTTACTACTGAAAATGAAAGAAAAATTGAAATGAAACAGTTACGCCCTGTTAGTAAAAGAGAGAAAATTATATTCCCTCTTGTAGTTATCATACTTGTTGCTTTACTTTTACCAGATGCTGCCCCTCTAATTGGTGCTTTGATGTTTGGTAATTTAATTAAAGAATCTGGCGTTACTGAAAGATTATCAAAAACTGCTCAAAATGAATTAATTAACATTGTTACTATAATGTTAGGTTTATCTGTAGGTAGTAAATTGGCTGCTGATAAATTCTTACGTTTTGAGACACTTGGTATATTGGTATTAGGTTTAGTAGCATTCTCTATGGGTACTGCAGGCGGTGTTTTACTTGCTAAATTAATGAATGCTGTTAGTAAAGATAAAATTAATCCTTTAATAGGAGCTGCTGGAGTATCTGCTGTTCCTATGGCTGCTAGGGTTGCTAACAAAGTTGGACAGGAATCTAACCCTCACAACTTCTTATTAATGCACGCTATGGGTCCTAATGTATCAGGAGTAATTGGTTCTGCTGTTGCTGCTGGTGTACTGCTTGCTATATTAGGTTAA
- a CDS encoding biotin transporter BioY — MTTILKRYNSARAYLINDASAVKKLSLALVFAVALAIASQIKIYLPFTPVPINFATFAVCASALTLGGFWAFVSVALFILAGSMGLPSTIAPNALGATTGYLVGYALCALVLGKYTEKNNAVNFVKTSVILFVSQIAIVHICGMIGLYIWSANVGTPYTLTEVIMKGSVPFILGDCVKAIALSSLMTIVLKNK; from the coding sequence ATGACTACAATATTAAAAAGATATAATAGTGCTAGAGCTTATTTAATTAATGATGCTTCTGCTGTAAAAAAATTATCACTTGCTTTAGTTTTTGCTGTTGCTTTAGCTATTGCTTCACAAATAAAAATATATTTACCATTCACACCTGTGCCTATTAACTTTGCTACTTTTGCTGTATGTGCTAGTGCTTTAACACTTGGCGGTTTTTGGGCTTTTGTTTCTGTTGCTTTATTTATATTAGCTGGTTCTATGGGACTTCCTTCTACAATAGCTCCAAATGCTTTAGGTGCTACTACTGGTTATTTAGTAGGTTATGCTTTATGTGCTTTGGTATTAGGTAAATATACTGAAAAAAATAATGCTGTAAACTTTGTAAAAACTTCTGTAATATTATTCGTATCACAAATCGCTATAGTGCATATTTGCGGTATGATAGGTTTATACATATGGTCTGCAAATGTTGGTACTCCATACACTTTAACAGAAGTTATAATGAAAGGAAGTGTTCCATTTATTCTTGGTGATTGTGTGAAAGCTATTGCTCTTTCTTCATTAATGACTATTGTATTAAAAAATAAATAA
- a CDS encoding glycosyltransferase family 39 protein — protein MKDNINKFFKTIINNKIFLISFIFIILSYIAKIILISFTTLIDDEAHYALWTKHLPFGFFDHGPGIAFFMKLSMIIFGNTGFGVRFGSILFSILVSIFIYIFLKKEKDENTAIIFVILFNTIPFFAGLSLIVTIDTPMFYFLIFSIMAYYKAIYSNKKYFYLAGFLFGFSLLSKEGAIFVGASICFFTLISNKRKEIFLSKEFYLSFIIAALVYMPFIIYNFQTDFTFIKYALDRQLQKPGSINRTLDFWGAQIGLYSPLFFILFCYLIIKIFIDFLKKKEIENNFYFAFISLLPFIYILQKSFKNKLEANWALFMYGGGLFLVSYYISKNWNKKYIRNLFLANVLFCNIAIFIVILQYFMPIIPINGDPTDRYYKYNAIRYDLKDYYNSNMDKNIRMFGLNYQIPSMIDFYIDTEKEAVCLNWNTYHPTVFDFWYKDNDFIGNDFYHITTSSDTNLISQYFDNVEYITNFQSYRKKLNGEIKYLDNYYIFLCKNYHGKGTDYIYKSKKIQF, from the coding sequence ATGAAAGATAATATTAATAAATTTTTTAAAACAATAATTAATAATAAAATTTTTTTAATTTCATTTATATTTATTATATTATCATATATAGCTAAAATTATTTTAATTTCGTTTACTACATTGATAGATGATGAAGCACATTATGCCCTATGGACTAAACATCTTCCATTTGGTTTTTTTGACCATGGTCCTGGAATAGCATTTTTTATGAAATTAAGTATGATTATATTTGGAAATACTGGATTTGGAGTTAGATTTGGAAGTATTTTATTTAGTATATTAGTATCTATTTTTATTTATATATTCCTAAAAAAAGAAAAAGATGAAAACACTGCTATAATATTTGTTATACTTTTTAATACCATACCTTTTTTTGCTGGTCTTTCTCTCATTGTAACAATAGATACCCCTATGTTTTATTTTTTAATTTTTTCAATAATGGCATATTATAAAGCAATATATTCAAATAAAAAATATTTCTATTTAGCTGGTTTTTTATTTGGTTTTAGTTTACTTTCTAAAGAAGGTGCTATATTTGTAGGTGCTTCAATTTGTTTTTTCACACTAATTTCAAATAAAAGAAAAGAGATATTTTTATCTAAAGAATTTTATTTATCATTTATAATTGCTGCTTTAGTATACATGCCATTTATAATATATAATTTTCAAACTGATTTTACATTTATAAAATACGCATTAGATAGACAGCTTCAAAAACCTGGAAGTATTAATAGAACTTTAGATTTTTGGGGAGCACAAATAGGATTATACAGCCCTTTATTTTTTATATTATTTTGTTATCTAATTATAAAAATATTTATAGATTTTTTAAAGAAAAAAGAAATAGAAAATAATTTTTATTTTGCTTTTATATCATTATTGCCATTTATTTATATATTGCAAAAATCATTTAAAAATAAATTAGAAGCAAATTGGGCTTTATTTATGTATGGAGGCGGATTATTTTTAGTATCATACTATATATCTAAAAACTGGAATAAAAAATATATTAGAAATCTTTTTCTTGCTAATGTTTTATTTTGTAACATAGCTATATTTATAGTAATACTTCAATACTTTATGCCTATTATACCTATAAATGGAGACCCTACAGATAGATACTATAAATATAATGCAATAAGGTATGATTTAAAAGACTATTATAATTCTAATATGGATAAAAACATAAGAATGTTTGGCTTAAATTATCAAATACCTTCAATGATTGATTTCTATATAGATACAGAAAAAGAAGCTGTATGTTTAAATTGGAATACATATCACCCTACAGTATTTGATTTTTGGTATAAAGATAATGATTTTATAGGAAATGACTTTTATCATATAACTACTTCATCAGATACTAATTTAATATCACAATATTTTGATAATGTTGAATATATTACAAATTTTCAATCTTATAGAAAAAAATTAAATGGTGAAATCAAATATTTAGATAATTATTATATATTTTTATGTAAGAATTATCATGGCAAAGGTACAGACTATATTTATAAAAGCAAAAAGATTCAATTTTAA
- a CDS encoding DUF1385 domain-containing protein, translating to MNNKLDENRIKQGVGGQAVIEGIMLRNKTHYVVAVRKPNKKIDFIKHKIEANKNKLSKMFFFRGIVNFVDMMKLGYKTLVFSANTAGLEEEKEKKELSKEESSKKESVAMTLSMLVSLFFAVGLFIALPYFITTLIGINEKEHVILFNLTRGVIKLAIFVGYLLVISLFSDVRRVFEYHGAEHMVVNAYEHGLNPDLNNIRDYTTIHPRCGTTFMFLVLTVSILLYMFTSYFVYSYIYASYIPPKILGNLTVLAMNIILLPIVSGISYELLKLGFIFYNFPLMRLAILPGLLLQKITTKRPKDDELEVALFALNKLLDDSVGERSEEEVKADIEKENEAQLCV from the coding sequence ATGAACAATAAATTAGATGAAAATAGAATAAAACAAGGAGTTGGCGGGCAGGCTGTAATAGAAGGCATCATGCTTAGGAATAAAACTCATTATGTAGTAGCCGTTAGAAAGCCAAACAAAAAAATAGATTTTATAAAACACAAAATAGAAGCTAATAAAAATAAATTAAGCAAGATGTTCTTCTTTAGAGGAATTGTAAACTTTGTAGATATGATGAAATTGGGTTATAAGACTTTAGTTTTTTCTGCTAATACTGCAGGACTTGAAGAAGAAAAAGAAAAAAAGGAACTATCTAAAGAAGAAAGCAGCAAAAAAGAAAGTGTTGCTATGACTTTAAGTATGCTAGTTTCTTTATTCTTTGCAGTTGGACTTTTTATAGCATTACCATATTTCATTACAACTCTAATAGGTATAAACGAGAAAGAACATGTTATATTATTTAATCTTACAAGAGGTGTTATAAAATTAGCTATATTTGTGGGGTATTTACTTGTTATTTCTTTGTTTAGTGATGTGAGAAGAGTGTTTGAATATCATGGTGCTGAACATATGGTTGTTAATGCTTATGAACATGGGCTTAATCCTGATCTAAACAATATAAGAGATTATACAACTATACACCCAAGATGCGGTACTACTTTTATGTTTTTGGTATTAACTGTTTCAATACTTCTTTATATGTTTACAAGTTATTTTGTATATTCTTATATTTATGCTTCATATATCCCTCCCAAAATTTTAGGAAATCTCACAGTATTGGCTATGAATATAATTTTGCTTCCTATAGTGTCTGGAATATCTTATGAATTATTAAAATTAGGTTTTATATTTTATAATTTTCCGTTAATGAGACTTGCAATACTTCCCGGTTTACTGCTTCAAAAAATAACAACTAAAAGGCCAAAAGATGATGAATTAGAAGTTGCTTTATTTGCTTTAAATAAATTATTAGATGATTCTGTAGGAGAAAGAAGCGAAGAGGAAGTAAAAGCAGATATTGAAAAGGAAAATGAAGCTCAGTTATGCGTATAA